One genomic segment of Clostridium saccharoperbutylacetonicum N1-4(HMT) includes these proteins:
- a CDS encoding ABC transporter substrate-binding protein: MKIGIIKKLIAVVAVTTLAIGMVGCGNTEKKDTGNAGTGTTKTAGSTLEAIKSKGKLVVGTSADYAPYEFHKEIDGKDQIVGFDIEIAKQFAKDLGVELEMKDMAFDGLLVALQADKVDMVFAGMTPTEERKQNADFSDIYFVASHRFILRSGEEVSISKIEDLKGKKIGVQKGSIQEGIAKDNFDADKIKSLDKVPDLILDLKNKKVDAVLVESTVADITVQKNPGIAIASNLEVKDPDGGCAVAMKKGSDLKAEVNKTLKKLQDENKIKQLFTDANKLAE, translated from the coding sequence ATGAAAATTGGAATAATAAAGAAATTAATAGCTGTAGTAGCAGTAACAACATTAGCAATAGGTATGGTTGGCTGCGGAAATACTGAAAAAAAGGATACAGGTAATGCTGGAACTGGAACTACAAAAACAGCAGGATCAACACTAGAAGCAATAAAGTCAAAAGGAAAACTTGTTGTTGGAACAAGTGCAGATTATGCACCATATGAATTCCATAAAGAAATAGATGGAAAAGATCAAATAGTTGGATTTGATATTGAAATTGCAAAGCAATTTGCAAAAGATTTAGGGGTAGAACTTGAAATGAAGGATATGGCTTTTGATGGATTACTTGTAGCGCTTCAAGCAGATAAGGTTGATATGGTGTTTGCAGGAATGACACCAACAGAAGAAAGAAAACAAAATGCAGATTTCTCAGATATATATTTTGTTGCTTCACATAGATTTATATTAAGATCAGGAGAAGAAGTTTCAATAAGCAAAATTGAAGACTTAAAAGGAAAGAAAATTGGAGTTCAAAAGGGATCAATCCAAGAAGGTATTGCAAAGGACAACTTTGATGCAGATAAAATTAAATCTTTAGATAAAGTTCCTGATTTAATATTAGATTTGAAGAATAAAAAAGTAGATGCAGTTTTAGTTGAATCAACAGTTGCAGATATAACTGTTCAAAAGAATCCAGGAATTGCAATTGCAAGTAATTTAGAAGTTAAAGATCCAGATGGTGGATGTGCAGTAGCAATGAAAAAAGGTTCGGATTTAAAAGCAGAAGTAAACAAAACTTTAAAGAAATTACAAGATGAAAATAAGATTAAACAACTTTTCACAGATGCAAATAAATTAGCAGAATAA
- the dapA gene encoding 4-hydroxy-tetrahydrodipicolinate synthase, which produces MKDIIFTGAAVAIVTPFTEDGINFSELKKLIDFNIENGSDAIVIAGTTGESSTMTDDEHREVIKFTVEYVNKRVPVIAGTGSNDTIYAVELSKYAESVGVDALLIVTPYYNKTTQSGLIKHYNYIADRVNIPIILYNVPSRTGVNIAPETYVELAKHPRIVATKEASGDLSAVAKIKALCKDELNIYSGNDDQILPILSLGGKGVISVFSNVMPKEAHDICSFYFEGKLEESSKLQTEYLELINALFIEVNPIPVKTALGLMGYNVGPLRMPLFPMEGKNLEILKEELHKYKLI; this is translated from the coding sequence ATGAAGGATATTATATTTACAGGTGCAGCAGTTGCAATTGTTACACCTTTTACAGAAGATGGTATTAATTTCTCTGAATTAAAAAAGTTAATTGATTTTAATATAGAGAATGGAAGTGATGCAATAGTAATTGCAGGAACTACAGGTGAGTCTTCTACTATGACAGATGATGAGCATAGGGAAGTTATAAAATTTACAGTAGAGTATGTAAACAAGAGGGTTCCAGTAATCGCAGGGACAGGTTCTAATGATACAATTTATGCAGTAGAGCTTTCTAAATATGCTGAAAGTGTTGGAGTAGATGCACTATTAATAGTTACTCCATATTACAATAAAACTACTCAAAGTGGTCTAATAAAGCATTATAATTATATTGCAGACAGAGTTAATATTCCAATTATTTTATATAATGTTCCATCAAGAACAGGGGTTAACATAGCACCAGAAACATATGTTGAGTTAGCTAAGCATCCGCGTATCGTTGCAACAAAAGAAGCTAGTGGGGATCTTTCAGCTGTTGCAAAGATAAAAGCTTTATGTAAGGATGAACTTAATATTTATTCTGGAAATGATGATCAAATTCTTCCTATTTTATCTCTTGGAGGAAAAGGAGTAATATCTGTTTTCTCAAATGTTATGCCTAAGGAGGCACATGATATTTGTAGTTTTTATTTTGAGGGTAAATTAGAAGAAAGCAGTAAACTTCAAACAGAATATTTAGAACTTATAAATGCATTGTTTATAGAAGTAAATCCTATTCCAGTAAAGACAGCTTTGGGTCTTATGGGATATAATGTTGGGCCATTAAGAATGCCGTTATTCCCTATGGAAGGCAAGAATTTAGAAATATTAAAAGAAGAACTGCATAAATATAAGCTCATTTAA
- a CDS encoding M20 metallopeptidase family protein, protein MNIMSEAFDLNEEIVKWRRDLHKIPEIGMNLPSTCEYVKNRLDEIGVAYTTYEKHSGISAVLGNKAGKTIAIRADMDALEIKEETKLAFKSENENMHACGHDAHMAILLGVAKILKENEEKINGKVKLIFQPSEECAPGGALAMIEDGVLENPKADAILALHVENTLKDYKNGDVMVKYGSVSAYEDPINMKIIGKGGHASTPDLCIDPISIATLIINNIQYILTREIKQTIPTVISFSSIQGGRNSNNIIPDIVEVKGTVRNTDAETRKYVLRRIEEIVSGLTKLMRADYELNFDGGCSGVVNDDNMVNLFLKSSKKILKEDEIHIEKEYNMGAEDAGFFFERVRGCYFRLCNPMAFEDGIVYPAHNSKYLMDDSVLYKGVALFLQAAIDYLSEVNN, encoded by the coding sequence ATGAATATAATGAGCGAAGCTTTTGATTTAAATGAGGAAATAGTAAAATGGAGAAGAGATCTTCATAAAATACCAGAAATAGGCATGAATTTACCAAGTACGTGTGAGTATGTGAAAAATAGATTAGATGAAATAGGTGTTGCTTATACTACATATGAAAAGCATTCTGGCATATCGGCTGTTTTGGGTAATAAAGCTGGGAAAACAATTGCTATAAGAGCGGACATGGATGCATTGGAAATTAAAGAAGAAACAAAGTTAGCTTTTAAATCTGAAAATGAGAATATGCATGCTTGTGGTCATGACGCACATATGGCAATATTGCTTGGAGTCGCTAAAATACTTAAAGAAAATGAAGAAAAAATAAATGGAAAAGTGAAATTAATATTTCAACCATCCGAGGAATGTGCACCAGGCGGAGCATTAGCAATGATTGAAGATGGAGTTTTAGAAAATCCTAAAGCGGATGCAATTTTAGCATTACATGTTGAGAATACTTTAAAAGATTATAAAAACGGAGATGTAATGGTTAAGTATGGAAGTGTAAGTGCATATGAAGACCCAATTAATATGAAAATAATTGGCAAGGGGGGACATGCATCCACTCCAGATTTATGCATAGATCCAATTTCTATTGCTACATTAATTATCAACAATATTCAATATATCTTAACTAGAGAAATAAAACAAACTATACCAACGGTTATAAGCTTTAGCAGTATTCAAGGGGGAAGAAATTCTAATAATATTATTCCTGATATTGTAGAAGTAAAAGGAACTGTAAGAAATACAGATGCAGAAACAAGAAAATATGTATTAAGAAGAATAGAAGAAATTGTATCAGGATTAACCAAATTAATGAGAGCAGACTATGAATTGAATTTTGATGGTGGATGTTCTGGAGTTGTTAATGATGATAATATGGTAAACCTGTTCCTAAAATCTTCGAAAAAAATATTAAAAGAAGATGAAATTCATATTGAAAAGGAATATAATATGGGGGCAGAAGATGCAGGATTTTTCTTTGAAAGGGTTAGAGGCTGCTATTTTAGGTTATGTAATCCAATGGCATTTGAAGATGGAATAGTATATCCAGCACATAATTCAAAATATCTTATGGATGATTCGGTATTATATAAGGGAGTTGCTTTATTTTTACAAGCAGCTATTGATTATTTATCAGAAGTAAATAATTAA
- the helD gene encoding RNA polymerase recycling motor HelD, with the protein MNKQVDFLQEESKLTEILDTLNKEILKYLEKRKNVTNYILDARKKYIEEYKDDEDQVIDYFDHENYVKEEAYKTIDKRLMEFTKLKESPYFGKVTFKEDDEIPEDIYIGRYGFTLEDNFEPLIVDWRAPIAALFYKGALGKSSFTPPSGEVAVDILSRKQLIIKKGELKGIFDSAVDIKDEILQMVLTENSSDKLKDIVMTIQKEQDEIIREDRNKVIVVNGVAGSGKTTIALHRISYLLYNFRKQFGDKVLIFAPNDIFMDYIAQVLPSLGESNIKQTTFENFARKELGLEYENIKGFSSSVEEVMNGNTDAFKEYKYKSSEEFLKLLNFNIHGLDKEYFKIKPVKFKGEDIVAIDEVKELFNVYYKDMPLFRRSEKIKRILISKIKDKRDEEFYKLNAEFKEKINSLSEEELATEKNNLEYLRKIKIREIIRAVMNSRDELDTWIRPESIIDIYKRIVNSNLGKEYVEKTDDLDNEISDDSLGYMDLAGILYLSVKLKGIKMREEIKHIVIDEAQDYSMIQFEIIKEMTGCKSYTIVGDSNQRLINTEDEPAMLHLEDVFYDINAEIKTYELNKSYRSTQEIMEYANAFLEVDKIVPLVRKGEPVIEEDTSNSDEFVNTISSILEDYEDDGYENIAIIFNGKEELNKFAPVIKEKMSIQSLDSEDITYKGGRVLIPAYLAKGLEFDGVIIVEESEIQPLVKYIMCTRALHRLSVVKHISSN; encoded by the coding sequence TTGAATAAACAAGTGGATTTTTTACAAGAAGAAAGTAAATTAACTGAAATTTTGGATACCTTAAATAAGGAAATATTAAAGTATTTAGAGAAAAGAAAGAATGTGACCAATTATATTTTAGATGCCAGAAAAAAATATATTGAAGAATATAAGGATGATGAAGATCAAGTTATAGATTACTTTGATCATGAGAATTATGTTAAGGAAGAAGCATATAAGACAATTGATAAAAGATTAATGGAATTTACTAAGCTTAAAGAATCGCCGTATTTTGGAAAGGTTACATTTAAAGAAGATGATGAAATTCCAGAAGATATTTATATCGGAAGATATGGTTTTACATTAGAAGATAATTTTGAGCCATTAATTGTTGACTGGAGAGCCCCTATTGCTGCTCTATTTTATAAAGGAGCACTTGGAAAATCAAGCTTTACTCCACCATCAGGGGAAGTAGCTGTAGATATTTTATCAAGAAAGCAGTTGATAATAAAAAAGGGAGAGCTTAAAGGTATATTTGATTCAGCTGTTGATATTAAAGATGAAATACTTCAAATGGTCTTAACTGAAAATTCATCGGATAAATTGAAAGATATTGTTATGACTATTCAAAAGGAACAAGATGAAATTATTAGAGAAGATAGAAATAAAGTAATAGTTGTAAATGGAGTTGCAGGATCGGGGAAAACTACTATTGCTCTTCACAGAATTTCATATCTGCTTTATAATTTTAGAAAGCAATTTGGAGATAAAGTGCTAATTTTTGCTCCTAATGATATCTTTATGGATTATATAGCTCAAGTATTGCCTTCTCTTGGAGAAAGCAATATAAAGCAAACAACTTTTGAAAACTTTGCAAGAAAAGAGCTTGGTTTAGAATATGAAAATATCAAAGGTTTCTCAAGTTCTGTAGAAGAGGTTATGAATGGGAATACTGATGCATTCAAGGAGTATAAATATAAAAGTTCAGAAGAATTTTTGAAATTACTGAATTTCAATATTCATGGACTAGATAAGGAATACTTTAAAATAAAACCAGTAAAATTTAAAGGCGAAGATATAGTAGCAATTGACGAAGTTAAGGAATTATTTAACGTTTATTATAAGGATATGCCTTTGTTTAGAAGAAGTGAAAAAATAAAAAGAATACTTATATCTAAGATTAAAGATAAAAGAGATGAGGAATTTTATAAATTAAATGCTGAATTCAAAGAAAAAATTAATAGCTTATCTGAAGAAGAATTAGCAACTGAAAAGAATAATTTAGAATATTTGAGAAAAATTAAAATAAGAGAAATTATTAGAGCTGTTATGAATTCACGGGATGAATTGGATACGTGGATTAGACCAGAATCGATTATAGACATTTACAAAAGAATAGTTAATTCAAATTTAGGAAAAGAATATGTTGAAAAAACTGATGATTTAGATAATGAAATTTCGGATGACAGCTTAGGATATATGGATTTAGCAGGAATTTTGTATTTATCAGTTAAATTAAAAGGCATAAAAATGAGAGAAGAAATAAAGCATATTGTTATTGATGAAGCTCAGGATTATAGCATGATACAATTTGAAATAATTAAGGAAATGACAGGTTGTAAGAGCTATACAATAGTAGGAGATTCAAATCAAAGATTAATAAATACTGAAGATGAGCCAGCAATGCTTCATTTAGAAGATGTTTTTTATGATATAAATGCAGAAATTAAAACCTATGAGTTAAATAAGAGTTATAGATCAACCCAAGAAATTATGGAATATGCAAATGCCTTTTTAGAAGTGGATAAAATTGTGCCTTTAGTTAGAAAAGGAGAGCCTGTAATAGAAGAAGATACGTCAAATAGCGATGAATTTGTAAATACAATTAGTTCTATCTTAGAAGATTACGAGGATGATGGCTATGAAAATATAGCAATAATTTTCAATGGAAAAGAAGAACTAAATAAATTTGCTCCTGTTATTAAGGAAAAAATGAGTATACAAAGTTTAGATAGTGAAGATATTACTTATAAAGGTGGAAGAGTTCTCATTCCAGCATATTTAGCAAAAGGTTTGGAATTTGATGGCGTAATAATAGTAGAAGAAAGTGAAATCCAACCGTTAGTTAAGTATATTATGTGTACTAGAGCATTACATAGGCTATCAGTCGTTAAACATATAAGTTCTAATTAA
- a CDS encoding amino acid ABC transporter ATP-binding protein: MIYVNDLHKSFGKNKVLKGIDEHIQKGEVVVIIGPSGSGKSTFLRCLNLLDEPTSGTITFEGKDITSKATNIDEMREKMGMVFQHFNLFPHKTVCENICLAPIKVKGMSKDEAKKIAVSLLEKVGLLDKIDAYPASLSGGQKQRIAIARALAMQPDVMLFDEPTSALDPEMVGEVLSVMKNLAKEGMTMVVVTHEMGFAREVGDRILFIDGGKIIESGTPDEVFKNPQNPRTIDFLSKVL, translated from the coding sequence GTGATATACGTTAATGATTTACATAAAAGCTTTGGAAAAAATAAAGTATTAAAGGGTATAGATGAGCATATTCAAAAAGGTGAAGTTGTAGTTATAATTGGACCATCTGGATCAGGTAAAAGTACATTTTTAAGATGCCTTAATCTATTAGATGAACCAACTTCAGGTACAATAACTTTTGAAGGTAAAGATATAACTTCAAAAGCAACCAATATAGATGAAATGAGAGAAAAGATGGGGATGGTGTTCCAACACTTTAATCTATTTCCTCATAAAACTGTTTGTGAAAATATATGTTTAGCACCTATAAAAGTAAAAGGAATGTCAAAGGATGAAGCTAAGAAAATAGCTGTTTCACTATTAGAAAAGGTAGGATTATTGGATAAGATAGATGCATATCCTGCTTCATTATCAGGAGGACAAAAGCAGAGAATTGCAATAGCTAGAGCCTTAGCTATGCAGCCAGATGTTATGCTTTTTGATGAGCCAACTTCAGCTTTAGATCCTGAAATGGTTGGAGAAGTTTTAAGTGTTATGAAAAACCTTGCTAAGGAAGGTATGACAATGGTAGTTGTTACTCACGAAATGGGATTTGCAAGAGAAGTTGGAGATAGAATATTATTTATAGATGGCGGAAAAATAATAGAATCAGGAACTCCAGATGAAGTATTTAAGAATCCACAAAATCCACGTACAATAGACTTCTTATCAAAGGTACTATAA
- a CDS encoding amino acid ABC transporter permease, which produces MNFSFLNQYYDYYLKGAVITILLAFFAVIFGTILGLILSLLRRSKIKALSLISKVYVEFVRGTPILVQIYIIYIGFPTLDGLPKIMDIPIGDLLVGVIALALNSAAYVSEIIRAGIEAVDKGQMEAARSLGMNQRLAMFEIIIPQAFKNILPALGNEFISVVKESSQVSVIGVAELMFKAGIVRGNTALGLEPIIVAAVVYFILTFTLTRGLGYVERRLKASDIR; this is translated from the coding sequence TTGAATTTTTCATTTTTAAATCAATATTATGATTATTATTTAAAAGGAGCAGTAATAACTATTTTATTAGCTTTTTTTGCAGTTATATTCGGAACTATTTTAGGATTAATATTATCGCTTTTAAGACGTTCTAAAATTAAAGCTTTATCATTAATTTCAAAAGTTTATGTTGAATTTGTAAGAGGTACTCCGATTTTAGTTCAAATCTATATAATTTATATTGGGTTTCCTACGCTTGATGGACTGCCAAAAATAATGGATATTCCAATTGGAGATTTGTTGGTTGGTGTAATTGCCTTAGCATTAAATTCTGCTGCATATGTATCTGAAATAATAAGAGCTGGAATTGAAGCAGTAGATAAGGGGCAAATGGAAGCTGCAAGAAGTTTAGGTATGAATCAAAGATTGGCAATGTTTGAAATAATAATACCTCAAGCATTTAAAAATATATTGCCAGCTTTAGGAAATGAGTTTATTTCTGTAGTTAAAGAGTCATCACAGGTTTCTGTCATAGGAGTAGCAGAGCTTATGTTTAAGGCAGGAATAGTAAGGGGGAATACAGCATTAGGATTAGAACCAATAATTGTTGCAGCTGTAGTTTACTTTATATTAACATTCACTTTGACAAGAGGTTTGGGTTATGTAGAAAGGAGGCTTAAAGCTAGTGATATACGTTAA
- a CDS encoding cation diffusion facilitator family transporter — protein MFFNLIVNKFIKDNTNLKDDKVRNSYGILGGIIGILVNIALFVIKFIVGLLVSSIAIMADAFNNLSDAASSLITILGFKLSNKPADKEHPFGHGRIEYLSALIVAFMVMLVGLQFIKSSFDRIINPTPVTFELIPFILLFVSIFFKIWLSRFNKFMGEKINSAALKASSTDALGDVFTTSCVAISFLASKFTTLPIDGYIGMLVALFIVYSGFNLVKDTINPLLGEAPDPELVESIKRMVASYDNIHGTHDLIIHNYGPGKCMASIHAEIPSDVNIITIHEIIDKAEREISEVLKIYLVIHIDPICVIEGESQAAFEEILSIIKKYDYIESLHDFRVVGEGEVKNLIFDIVINPPKNFSITDDEIINNISTELKKCHSSYNCVITIDRHFS, from the coding sequence ATGTTTTTTAATTTAATTGTTAACAAATTTATAAAAGATAATACAAATTTAAAAGATGATAAAGTTAGAAATTCCTATGGTATTCTCGGAGGAATCATTGGGATTCTAGTTAATATAGCTTTATTTGTAATAAAATTTATTGTTGGTCTACTAGTATCAAGTATAGCCATCATGGCAGATGCATTTAACAACTTATCTGATGCTGCATCTTCATTAATAACAATTTTAGGTTTTAAACTTTCAAACAAACCTGCTGATAAAGAACATCCCTTTGGTCACGGAAGAATCGAGTATCTTTCTGCATTGATTGTTGCCTTTATGGTAATGTTAGTTGGTTTGCAATTTATTAAATCCTCATTTGATAGAATAATTAATCCAACCCCTGTAACCTTTGAATTAATTCCATTCATATTATTATTTGTATCTATATTTTTTAAGATTTGGCTATCAAGGTTTAATAAATTCATGGGAGAAAAGATTAATTCTGCTGCTTTGAAAGCTTCTTCTACAGATGCCTTGGGAGATGTTTTCACCACTAGCTGCGTTGCGATTTCATTTTTAGCTTCTAAATTCACAACCTTACCTATAGATGGATATATTGGAATGCTTGTTGCATTATTTATTGTTTATTCAGGTTTTAATTTAGTTAAAGATACTATAAATCCACTTTTGGGCGAAGCTCCAGATCCTGAACTCGTTGAATCTATAAAAAGAATGGTTGCTTCCTATGACAATATTCATGGTACCCATGATTTAATAATTCATAATTATGGTCCTGGTAAATGTATGGCATCTATTCATGCTGAAATTCCAAGTGATGTAAATATTATTACTATTCATGAAATAATTGATAAAGCAGAGAGGGAGATTTCTGAAGTTCTAAAGATATATTTAGTAATACATATTGATCCTATTTGTGTCATTGAAGGAGAGTCACAAGCAGCTTTTGAAGAAATTTTATCTATAATAAAAAAATATGACTATATAGAGTCTTTACATGACTTTAGAGTAGTTGGTGAAGGCGAAGTTAAAAATTTAATTTTTGATATAGTAATTAATCCACCAAAAAACTTTTCAATTACTGATGATGAAATAATTAATAATATCTCCACTGAATTAAAAAAATGTCATTCATCTTATAATTGTGTAATAACTATCGATAGACATTTTTCTTAA
- a CDS encoding M18 family aminopeptidase — MSNRQELIDFINKSKTAFQGAQEIKNILNNQGYSEIKEEDQWELKKGGKYYITKNNSAVIAFEIGTGEIEEDGFRLIGAHTDSPGFRIKPNPEMLVEGHYLKLNTEVYGGPILSTWFDRPLSIAGRVTLKGENPFAPKVSLVDINKPVLIIPNLAIHMNRSVNEGYEYNKQKDVLPLFTIVEDKLEKDNYLLKLISESLKVDSEDILDFDLFLYEYAEGMTVGLNNEFISCGRLDDLWMVFAGLKALINSNPIKATKVLVALDNEEIGSLTQQGANSSILENILERISLGLKKEREEFRRAVSNSIMISADLAHAIHPNYTEKCDPTSKPLLGKGPVLKIAASGSYSTDSYASAIFKAVCEKAQVPCQVFVNRSDLRGGTTIGPITAAKLNIPVIDMGAPVLSMHSVRELASVADNEYTIKAFTEFFN, encoded by the coding sequence ATGAGTAATAGACAAGAATTAATAGATTTTATAAATAAAAGTAAAACAGCATTTCAAGGTGCTCAAGAAATTAAAAATATTTTAAATAATCAAGGATATTCTGAAATAAAAGAAGAAGATCAATGGGAATTAAAAAAAGGTGGAAAATATTATATTACAAAAAATAATTCTGCAGTAATAGCCTTTGAAATTGGAACAGGCGAAATTGAAGAAGATGGATTTAGATTAATAGGAGCACATACTGATTCACCTGGTTTTAGAATAAAGCCAAATCCTGAAATGTTAGTTGAGGGACATTATCTAAAATTAAATACTGAAGTTTATGGTGGACCAATACTTAGCACTTGGTTTGACAGACCTTTGAGTATAGCAGGAAGAGTTACACTAAAAGGAGAGAATCCATTTGCACCAAAAGTAAGTTTAGTGGATATTAATAAACCAGTTTTAATCATTCCTAACTTGGCAATACATATGAATAGAAGTGTGAATGAAGGTTACGAATACAATAAACAAAAAGATGTATTACCATTATTTACAATAGTAGAGGATAAACTAGAAAAAGATAATTATTTACTTAAATTGATTTCAGAATCATTAAAAGTAGATTCAGAAGACATTTTAGATTTTGATTTATTCTTATATGAATATGCAGAAGGTATGACAGTTGGACTTAATAATGAATTTATTTCATGTGGAAGGTTAGATGACCTTTGGATGGTATTTGCAGGATTGAAAGCATTAATAAACAGTAATCCAATTAAAGCAACTAAGGTGTTAGTGGCATTAGATAATGAAGAAATAGGAAGTTTAACACAGCAAGGAGCAAATTCTTCTATCTTGGAAAATATTTTAGAGAGAATAAGTTTAGGTCTAAAAAAAGAAAGAGAAGAATTTAGAAGAGCAGTAAGCAATTCGATAATGATTTCAGCAGATTTAGCTCATGCCATTCATCCAAACTATACAGAAAAATGTGATCCAACAAGTAAGCCTTTATTAGGAAAAGGACCAGTACTTAAAATTGCAGCATCAGGAAGTTATTCAACAGATAGTTACGCAAGTGCGATATTTAAAGCAGTATGCGAAAAAGCTCAAGTACCATGCCAAGTATTTGTAAATAGATCAGATTTAAGAGGTGGAACAACAATAGGGCCAATTACTGCAGCAAAGCTAAATATACCTGTAATAGATATGGGAGCGCCAGTATTAAGCATGCATTCAGTAAGAGAATTAGCATCTGTAGCTGATAATGAGTACACAATAAAGGCTTTCACAGAATTTTTTAACTAA
- a CDS encoding DUF2628 domain-containing protein, protein MKCPHCEEELGLNNICINPVCSYFGTEIKFSTDSDRNNIKNDTQNYSNIKTTASNSFEYTHRYSDKNSQTYNNIDKQSTDNYFKGNNCISKEELTTFIGNNANYYFKYIGKIRTNNKFSSWNWPCFFLNSYWLLYRKLYLPAAILIGINFASSKILGHKTYLFFILMLRIIVTIFANSIYLNHCKQKITKIKASMSSLSEIQYSQYLRKLRKKGGVSLAAPIFLLIVSILVTIIYIIISLSTMSKAPGFYSGSYYL, encoded by the coding sequence GTGAAATGTCCACATTGCGAGGAAGAATTAGGCCTTAATAATATCTGCATAAATCCTGTATGCTCATATTTTGGAACTGAAATAAAATTTTCAACTGATTCTGATAGAAATAATATAAAAAATGATACTCAAAATTATTCAAATATTAAAACTACTGCAAGCAATTCTTTTGAGTATACTCATAGATATTCTGATAAAAACTCTCAAACTTATAATAATATAGACAAGCAATCTACAGATAATTATTTTAAAGGTAACAATTGTATATCTAAAGAAGAATTAACTACATTTATAGGTAACAATGCTAATTATTATTTTAAATACATTGGTAAAATAAGAACTAATAATAAATTTTCTTCTTGGAATTGGCCTTGTTTTTTTCTTAATTCTTATTGGTTATTGTATCGTAAATTATATCTTCCAGCAGCTATATTGATTGGTATAAATTTTGCTTCATCAAAAATATTAGGCCACAAAACTTATTTATTTTTTATACTTATGTTACGTATTATAGTAACTATTTTTGCAAATAGTATTTATCTTAATCATTGCAAACAAAAAATCACAAAAATTAAAGCATCTATGTCATCTTTGAGCGAAATTCAATATTCTCAATACTTAAGAAAATTACGCAAAAAGGGTGGTGTTTCCTTAGCTGCCCCTATTTTTCTCCTTATAGTATCTATATTAGTTACTATAATTTATATCATTATATCCTTATCAACTATGTCTAAAGCACCTGGTTTTTATTCTGGTTCTTATTATCTATAA
- a CDS encoding transposase-like zinc-binding domain-containing protein: MIETDSNFEQLNSLMTFLLKKDIYKNRIIEACPNCNGKKYIRYGAYKGIQRYKCKECSKTFSNSTNSLWSYSKKNSPKWIQFIELVIERKSLRFCAEKLEISLVTAFYWRHKVLNGLNFDSIPEKLTNNVFISKKLIPENFKGSRNIMTDKRHNIWVIAAKSSNDSMIAKPISKIHWNLNSFNKKIYYLIDKKAYITTYCDRYLSAVAAKHNKKREYQVFDDKRIKTFPNILNLWLKKYHGVATKYLENYLSLFILFIINRKIDSISISNQLITGNRYIRTNEIGLTLE; encoded by the coding sequence TTGATAGAAACAGATTCAAACTTTGAACAACTCAATTCTCTTATGACTTTCCTACTAAAAAAAGATATTTATAAAAATAGAATTATTGAAGCTTGCCCTAATTGTAACGGAAAAAAATATATAAGGTATGGGGCTTACAAAGGAATTCAAAGATATAAATGCAAGGAATGCTCAAAAACCTTTTCAAACAGTACAAATTCTTTATGGAGTTATTCTAAAAAGAACTCTCCTAAATGGATACAATTTATTGAACTCGTTATTGAAAGAAAATCTTTAAGATTTTGCGCTGAAAAACTAGAAATAAGTCTAGTTACCGCATTTTATTGGAGACATAAAGTATTAAATGGACTAAATTTTGACAGTATCCCAGAGAAGTTAACTAATAATGTTTTTATTTCAAAAAAACTAATTCCAGAAAATTTTAAAGGTAGCAGAAATATAATGACTGATAAGCGCCATAATATATGGGTTATAGCTGCAAAATCAAGCAATGATTCTATGATAGCAAAACCTATCTCAAAAATTCATTGGAATCTCAATAGTTTCAACAAAAAAATTTACTATTTAATTGATAAAAAGGCCTATATCACAACATATTGTGATAGATATCTATCAGCAGTTGCTGCAAAACATAACAAAAAACGAGAATATCAAGTTTTTGATGATAAAAGAATAAAAACTTTCCCAAATATTTTGAATCTATGGCTAAAAAAGTACCATGGAGTAGCTACAAAATATTTAGAAAACTATCTTTCACTTTTCATATTGTTTATTATTAATAGAAAAATTGATTCTATAAGCATATCTAATCAATTAATTACTGGAAATAGATATATTAGAACTAATGAAATAGGCCTTACTCTCGAATAA